The Vibrio rhizosphaerae genome includes a region encoding these proteins:
- a CDS encoding phasin family protein: MYTDFFKSFTDQTEKTLEPYFKFNKLLTKNVEVLTQLQLNSMKTYSDIGLAQIKAASDVKDVASFTAFNTQQMSTLAKLSQQMVDDSNKLQAIAKEFKDDVEKLTSDNISTVTPA, encoded by the coding sequence ATGTATACGGATTTCTTTAAATCATTTACTGATCAAACAGAAAAAACATTAGAACCTTATTTTAAATTCAACAAGTTACTGACTAAAAATGTTGAAGTATTGACTCAGCTTCAGTTGAACTCAATGAAAACCTATAGTGATATCGGTCTTGCTCAGATCAAAGCTGCGAGTGATGTGAAAGATGTCGCGTCATTCACCGCTTTCAACACTCAGCAAATGAGTACGCTTGCTAAACTGTCACAACAAATGGTTGATGACAGCAACAAGCTTCAGGCGATTGCCAAAGAGTTTAAAGATGATGTTGAGAAATTAACTTCAGACAACATTTCAACAGTCACTCCTGCGTAA
- a CDS encoding acetyl-CoA C-acetyltransferase codes for MEKVFIVAAKRTPVGSFGGSLKDVDAGHLGAIAIQGALNAASLAPEAIDEVIMGNVIGAGQGMSVGRQASLFAGIPETTPAYNINMVCGSGMKAVMDGVSHIRSGDAQVVVAAGVEVMSQIPYALSGSIRDGHKMGDMTLVDLLIRDGLTDVFNQYHMGCTAENIAREYDISREAQDQFALNSQQKAVAAIQAGKFVDEIVPVEVKIKRDSVMFDTDEHPKSDTSIERLARLRSAFIKDGTVTAGNASGLNDGASAVIVASESAVQKLGLTPLVEIVSYAQAGVDPKVMGLGPVPAVTKALKRAGKTLDEIDLLELNEAFAAQALGVVKGLSREHAVSEDMILQKANVNGGAIALGHPLGASGNRILVTLIHELKRRGDQYGVASLCIGGGMGTAVIVKAVG; via the coding sequence ATGGAAAAAGTATTTATTGTTGCGGCAAAGCGCACGCCTGTCGGCTCGTTTGGCGGCAGTCTGAAAGATGTCGATGCCGGACATCTGGGGGCGATTGCGATTCAAGGTGCATTAAATGCTGCGTCACTTGCTCCCGAAGCGATTGATGAAGTGATCATGGGTAATGTTATCGGTGCGGGGCAGGGGATGAGTGTCGGTCGGCAGGCATCACTGTTTGCTGGCATTCCTGAAACTACCCCGGCTTATAACATCAATATGGTTTGCGGTAGCGGGATGAAAGCGGTCATGGACGGTGTCAGTCACATTCGTAGTGGCGATGCTCAAGTTGTGGTTGCTGCCGGTGTCGAGGTGATGTCTCAAATCCCTTACGCCTTATCAGGCAGTATTCGTGACGGCCATAAAATGGGTGATATGACCTTGGTTGATTTGTTAATTCGGGACGGATTAACGGATGTATTCAATCAATATCATATGGGATGTACCGCAGAAAATATTGCCAGAGAATATGATATTTCCCGGGAAGCACAAGATCAGTTTGCACTGAATAGTCAACAAAAAGCAGTTGCCGCCATTCAGGCTGGTAAGTTTGTTGATGAAATTGTGCCGGTTGAGGTGAAGATCAAGCGTGATAGCGTCATGTTCGATACCGATGAGCACCCTAAGTCGGACACGTCAATCGAACGTTTGGCTCGTTTGCGTTCCGCCTTTATCAAAGATGGTACGGTGACCGCCGGGAACGCATCTGGTTTAAATGATGGTGCCAGTGCTGTGATTGTTGCCTCGGAAAGTGCCGTCCAGAAATTGGGCTTAACACCATTGGTTGAGATTGTCAGTTATGCACAGGCTGGTGTTGACCCGAAAGTGATGGGACTCGGGCCGGTTCCTGCCGTCACGAAAGCACTCAAGCGAGCGGGTAAAACACTCGATGAGATAGATTTGTTGGAATTGAACGAAGCATTTGCGGCGCAGGCATTAGGCGTTGTCAAAGGCTTATCAAGAGAGCACGCAGTTTCTGAAGATATGATTCTGCAAAAAGCGAATGTAAACGGTGGAGCGATCGCGCTTGGTCATCCACTTGGTGCATCAGGAAACCGTATATTGGTGACGCTTATCCATGAACTGAAGCGGAGAGGTGACCAGTATGGGGTGGCATCATTATGTATTGGCGGGGGAATGGGAACCGCTGTCATAGTGAAAGCCGTTGGCTAA